One segment of Belonocnema kinseyi isolate 2016_QV_RU_SX_M_011 chromosome 7, B_treatae_v1, whole genome shotgun sequence DNA contains the following:
- the LOC117177031 gene encoding uncharacterized protein LOC117177031 codes for MHSRRTFAVDGEKQVHCLVESVAAITHSYTIHTLISSEGKLFSPLFLVLKEQSGKFRPVVEANRFRAENVHIEASKSGKLTSDHFKIWLEKIYFPNVGPNSVLLIDAWSGHCPRTVAKTAPENRHINVQRIPTGTTNYLHRVRKFVQTFLVQKWVHC; via the exons ATGCATTCAAGAAGAACTTTCGCCGTCGATGGAGAAAAACAAGTGCACTGCCTCGTTGAGTCAGTGGCAGCAATAACACATAGTTATACAATACACACGCTGATATCAAGTGAAGGGAAACTTTTTTCACCGTTGTTTCTAGTCTTGAAGGAACAAAGTGGCAAGTTTAGACCAGTAGTAGAGGCCAATCGGTTTAGGGCCGAAAATGTTCATATAGAAGCATCAAAATCTGGGAAACTTACTTCAg ATCACTTCAAAATTTGGttggagaaaatatattttccaaacgTGGGACCAAATAGCGTTCTATTAATTGACGCATGGAGTGGCCATTGCCCTAGAACAGTAGCGAAAACTGCACCCGAGAACAGACATATCAATGTACAAAGAATACCAACGGGAACGACCAATTATCTTCACCGAGTAcgtaaatttgttcaaacattctTGGTACAAAAGTGGGTACATTGTTAA
- the LOC117177030 gene encoding lysophosphatidylcholine acyltransferase isoform X2, whose translation MEQMNGKMHHGNDDDTTSLRVDILNPFVHRLELDTTYDKLKTAFLTVALLPFRLAAITALVIIAWLLACLGLHGLSEEDLRRAPIQGWRRKVVPWLCFLGRWTYQAGGMKIVVRGKQASRAEAPILVVAPHSTFIDGGIVYVTGFPSIIVRRESGLNPFIGKLINYTQPVYVWRDDPNSRQNTIKEIIERATSEEDWPQVMIFPEGTCTNRSCLITFKSGAFYPGVPVQPVCIRYPNKLDTVTWTWEGPGALKLLWLTLTQLNSSCEIEFLPVYKPSEAEKTDPKLYANNVRRLMAEALKIPVSDYTYDDCRIISKAHQLHIPHASNIVESHKLRYKVGLLKAKTEEELVQNKTGRLPSEVDLHEFARLLRLDDKEISTQQLFKIQDRLGLGKVDVEEYVFTVLAVANANTEIDMIHLAFEVCSSNAMQYLNAMELRKALKLAIHIPSEESDRIFFQAKREENSDVVSLDDVLVVLSSRTEYAHMFASSIEVKRKKTI comes from the exons ACGGCGTTTCTGACAGTGGCCTTGCTGCCATTTAGACTGGCTGCAATCACAGCTTTAGTAATAATTGCTTGGTTATTGGCTTGTTTAGGACTTCACGGTTTGTCCGAAGAAGATCTTCGGAGAGCGCCTATTCAGGGATGGAGACG AAAAGTAGTGCCCTGGTTATGTTTTCTGGGCCGCTGGACATACCAAGCAGGGGGAATGAAAATTGTGGTGCGTGGAAAACAAGCATCGAGAGCGGAAGCGCCAATCTTGGTAGTTGCACCACATTCCACCTTTATAGACGGTGGTATCGTCTACGTCACTGGATTCCCTTCAATCATCGTAAGACGGGAATCAGGATTAAATCCTTTCATCGGAA AACTCATCAATTATACACAACCAGTTTATGTTTGGCGGGATGATCCAAATTCAAGACAAAATACCATTAAGGAAATAATCGAGAGAGCAACTTCAGAAGAAGATTGGCCACag gtAATGATATTTCCTGAAGGCACTTGCACAAATCGCTCTTGCTTAATCACATTTAAGTCGGGAGCCTTTTATCCTGGAGTGCCCGTACAGCCAGTTTGCATAAGGTATCCCAATAAGCTGGATACGGTTACGTGGACTTGGGAAGGTCCTGGAGC ATTGAAATTATTGTGGCTGACTCTTACTCAGCTGAACAGCAGTTGCGAGATTGAATTTCTGCCAGTCTACAAACCTAGTGAAGCTGAAAAGACCGATCCTAAGCTTTATGCAAACAATGTTCGTCGACTTATGGCAGA agctTTAAAAATTCCTGTGTCAGACTACACATATGATGACTGCAGAATAATTAGCAAAGCTCATCAGCTTCATATTCCTCATGCCTCCAACATAGTCGAGTCCCACAAACTTCGCTACAAAGTCGG CCTACTGAAGGCAAAGACAGAAGAGGAATTGGTGCAGAACAAAACCGGAAGGCTTCCCTCAGAAGTCGACCTGCATGAATTCGCCAGATTACTCAGACTCGATGATAAGGAAATTTCAACTCAGcagcttttcaaaattcaagatagg CTTGGATTAGGAAAGGTGGACGTTGAAGAGTACGTCTTCACTGTACTAGCAGTAGCTAATGCAAATACAGAAATAGATATGATACATCTTGCATTTGAA GTTTGCAGTTCTAATGCAATGCAATACTTAAACGCAATGGAGCTTAGGAAAGCTCTGAAGCTCGCAATTCATATTCCATCTGAAGAGTCAGATAGGATCTTCTTCCAAGCTAAAAGGGAAGAAAATAGTGACGTAGTCAGTTTAG ATGACGTTTTGGTGGTTCTGAGTTCGCGAACAGAATACGCACACATGTTCGCCAGCAGCATCGAAGTGAAGAGAAAAAAGACCATTTGA
- the LOC117177030 gene encoding lysophosphatidylcholine acyltransferase isoform X1, with amino-acid sequence MEQMNGKMHHGNDDDTTSLRVDILNPFVHRLELDTTYDKLKTAFLTVALLPFRLAAITALVIIAWLLACLGLHGLSEEDLRRAPIQGWRRDMRVVVCWIMRALFICGGFHHLKVKGEKAATKDAPILALAPHSSFFDALPVVYLGGPSIVAKAETSNIPFFGKLINYTQPVYVWRDDPNSRQNTIKEIIERATSEEDWPQVMIFPEGTCTNRSCLITFKSGAFYPGVPVQPVCIRYPNKLDTVTWTWEGPGALKLLWLTLTQLNSSCEIEFLPVYKPSEAEKTDPKLYANNVRRLMAEALKIPVSDYTYDDCRIISKAHQLHIPHASNIVESHKLRYKVGLLKAKTEEELVQNKTGRLPSEVDLHEFARLLRLDDKEISTQQLFKIQDRLGLGKVDVEEYVFTVLAVANANTEIDMIHLAFEVCSSNAMQYLNAMELRKALKLAIHIPSEESDRIFFQAKREENSDVVSLDDVLVVLSSRTEYAHMFASSIEVKRKKTI; translated from the exons ACGGCGTTTCTGACAGTGGCCTTGCTGCCATTTAGACTGGCTGCAATCACAGCTTTAGTAATAATTGCTTGGTTATTGGCTTGTTTAGGACTTCACGGTTTGTCCGAAGAAGATCTTCGGAGAGCGCCTATTCAGGGATGGAGACG AGACATGCGAGTGGTGGTCTGCTGGATAATGAGGGCTCTCTTCATTTGCGGCGGATTTCATCATCTGAAAGTCAAAGGTGAAAAAGCGGCAACGAAGGACGCCCCAATATTGGCCCTAGCACCCCATTCTTCTTTCTTCGATGCACTTCCGGTCGTTTATCTCGGCGGACCAAGTATCGTCGCCAAAGCAGAGACTTCAAACATCCCTTTTTTCGGCA AACTCATCAATTATACACAACCAGTTTATGTTTGGCGGGATGATCCAAATTCAAGACAAAATACCATTAAGGAAATAATCGAGAGAGCAACTTCAGAAGAAGATTGGCCACag gtAATGATATTTCCTGAAGGCACTTGCACAAATCGCTCTTGCTTAATCACATTTAAGTCGGGAGCCTTTTATCCTGGAGTGCCCGTACAGCCAGTTTGCATAAGGTATCCCAATAAGCTGGATACGGTTACGTGGACTTGGGAAGGTCCTGGAGC ATTGAAATTATTGTGGCTGACTCTTACTCAGCTGAACAGCAGTTGCGAGATTGAATTTCTGCCAGTCTACAAACCTAGTGAAGCTGAAAAGACCGATCCTAAGCTTTATGCAAACAATGTTCGTCGACTTATGGCAGA agctTTAAAAATTCCTGTGTCAGACTACACATATGATGACTGCAGAATAATTAGCAAAGCTCATCAGCTTCATATTCCTCATGCCTCCAACATAGTCGAGTCCCACAAACTTCGCTACAAAGTCGG CCTACTGAAGGCAAAGACAGAAGAGGAATTGGTGCAGAACAAAACCGGAAGGCTTCCCTCAGAAGTCGACCTGCATGAATTCGCCAGATTACTCAGACTCGATGATAAGGAAATTTCAACTCAGcagcttttcaaaattcaagatagg CTTGGATTAGGAAAGGTGGACGTTGAAGAGTACGTCTTCACTGTACTAGCAGTAGCTAATGCAAATACAGAAATAGATATGATACATCTTGCATTTGAA GTTTGCAGTTCTAATGCAATGCAATACTTAAACGCAATGGAGCTTAGGAAAGCTCTGAAGCTCGCAATTCATATTCCATCTGAAGAGTCAGATAGGATCTTCTTCCAAGCTAAAAGGGAAGAAAATAGTGACGTAGTCAGTTTAG ATGACGTTTTGGTGGTTCTGAGTTCGCGAACAGAATACGCACACATGTTCGCCAGCAGCATCGAAGTGAAGAGAAAAAAGACCATTTGA
- the LOC117177029 gene encoding piggyBac transposable element-derived protein 4-like, whose translation MNPTITQSIPSLISTISTEAFTQNGRILVSDSECSDEDRVLEVSDNDSDREDNKEDKQPRNITHRVDTTARYQLSDFHWFDTTSVSYHYTPDGRYYRSPIVNIQPNVCMSILDGWKCMISNEIIEKIVLHTNQEIQEKATKYKERTRYIATTTNAEVLAFIGLLYMSGVMKESHVSVEELWSDMYGPPIFHATMTLSRFRFLTACIRFDDKLTRPLRKTADSFAAIREIWDMYVTNCRNYYSPSEFCAIGSNLLGFRGRCPFRAYNQNHPDKCGINILVLCDTRTNYMLNAVPYLGNSPETTDENNRSYYVKLLAESIRGTNRNITMDKWFTSCSLADTLLSDYKLTMVGPLKRNKLEYPMSFVSAKGREVGTSCYAFDNEKTLVSYVPAANKAMILISTLHRDDSNDEETGRPKILNFYEKTRDNVAHFVQLCQNYTTARKTRRWPLRVFYGMLDQGAINAMIIYSMINLEWKVDRTNTRRSFLKELALALVKPYMVERQKIPTLRKDLKLIINNMVGEEETAAPQLLPGGSKKRCGLCPRKKDKKTALQCQSCAKPVCLDHRAMICVSCVRIGRIN comes from the coding sequence ATGAATCCGACCATAACGCAGTCTATACCCAGTCTGATTTCCACCATCAGTACTGAGGCCTTCACACAAAATGGAAGGATCCTCGTCTCAGACAGCGAATGCAGTGATGAAGACCGCGTTCTCGAAGTTTCTGACAACGATAGTGACAGAGAAGATAACAAAGAAGACAAACAGCCCCGAAACATAACACATCGTGTCGACACTACCGCCAGGTATCAGTTATCCGATTTTCACTGGTTCGATACCACCTCTGTTTCTTACCATTATACCCCGGATGGTCGTTACTACCGATCGCCAATCGTCAATATCCAGCCGAACGTTTGCATGTCTATCCTTGACGGCTGGAAGTGCATGATCTCAAACGAGATCATCGAGAAGATAGTCTTGCACACGAACCAGGAAATCCAAGAGAAGGCTACGAAGTATAAAGAGCGCACAAGGTACATCGCGACAACAACCAATGCAGAAGTCCTGGCCTTCATTGGCCTCCTCTACATGTCTGGAGTGATGAAAGAGAGTCACGTCAGTGTGGAAGAGCTCTGGTCAGATATGTACGGTCCTCCAATATTCCACGCGACGATGACACTCTCGAGGTTTCGTTTTCTGACCGCCTGCATCCGATTCGACGATAAATTGACGAGGCCGCTCAGGAAAACGGCCGACTCGTTTGCTGCAATTCGCGAGATTTGGGATATGTACGTCACGAATTGTAGAAACTATTACAGCCCCTCGGAATTCTGTGCGATTGGAAGCAATCTTCTTGGCTTTCGGGGAAGGTGTCCCTTTAGGGCCTATAATCAGAATCATCCGGATAAATGCGGCATCAATATTCTTGTTCTCTGCGATACACGAACGAACTATATGCTGAACGCCGTGCCATATTTGGGAAATTCACCAGAGACTACAGACGAGAATAACAGATCTTATTATGTGAAACTTTTGGCGGAGTCGATTCGCGGAACCAACAGAAACATCACAATGGACAAGTGGTTCACTTCCTGTTCCCTGGCAGATACACTGCTCTCTGATTATAAACTAACGATGGTCGGGCCACTGAAGAGGAACAAGTTGGAGTACCCGATGAGCTTTGTGAGTGCCAAGGGTAGAGAAGTTGGCACTTCTTGTTATGCCTTCGATAACGAGAAAACTTTGGTGTCCTACGTCCCTGCGGCGAACAAAGCTATGATCCTGATTTCTACTTTGCACAGAGATGATTCGAATGACGAGGAAACTGGCAGgccaaagattttgaatttttacgaaaagacCAGAGATAATGTGGCACATTTTGTGCAGCTCTGTCAAAACTATACAACGGCGAGGAAAACTAGAAGATGGCCCTTGAGGGTTTTTTATGGGATGCTGGATCAGGGCGCGATCAATGCGATGATTATTTACTCGATGATTAATCTGGAATGGAAAGTTGATAGGACCAATACAAGAAGGTCGTTTTTGAAGGAGCTGGCTCTGGCTTTGGTCAAACCGTATATGGTGGAGAGACAGAAGATTCCGACACTGAGGAAAGATCTCAAGTTGATTATTAATAATATGGTGGGAGAGGAGGAGACCGCAGCGCCGCAATTACTTCCTGGAGGAAGCAAAAAAAGATGCGGTCTGTGTCCGAGGAAGAAGGATAAAAAAACTGCTTTGCAGTGCCAGTCGTGCGCAAAACCTGTATGTTTGGACCACAGGGCGATGATCTGTGTATCGTGTGTTCGAATTGGTCGGATTAATTAG